One Ostrea edulis chromosome 2, xbOstEdul1.1, whole genome shotgun sequence genomic region harbors:
- the LOC125681213 gene encoding acetylcholine receptor subunit beta-like: MFGTGSFLLGNIICLLINRSLGSTKFTAENVTSLRRALLQNYDPYLRPRLQQGDSVVLNVSFGAKRFHDLNEKEQKVSLLGYFEISWNDEFLVWDKENYSNIGDIVVKTNDIWWPTIALGNPFGDFETLKNPYGIFRVSSTGAIGWSPGGLFSITCDMNLLKYPFDTQTCDFVFVVLGYSIDDVIFNINPNILEAHGTTEWDVVNAEMFDGVEGKTGLTVRVTLERKPFFVILTVITPLSLLSVLNLFVFLIPVESGEKTAFGITTFLAYSIYLSTLGSSLPDDATQSPYMTVYIEILMINSVIIMAIVIVQTRCFFYHGNNLVPFSHGNTVSNDNTDVTKNDDFSFPKEQSKQPKGRTWSNSMAFIDRLLFFVFLSILGGISLYFFARMTL, encoded by the coding sequence ATGTTTGGCACTGGAAGTTTTCTTCTTGGGAATATTATCTGTCTGCTGATCAATAGGAGTTTGGGATCTACCAAATTCACCGCAGAAAATGTAACGTCATTAAGGAGAGCCTTACTGCAGAATTATGATCCTTATTTACGACCGCGGTTGCAGCAAGGTGATTCAGTCGTCCTCAATGTTAGTTTTGGCGCCAAACGCTTTCATGATCTCAATGAGAAGGAACAAAAGGTTTCACTACTTGGATATTTTGAGATTTCATGGAATGACGAATTTCTTGTTTGGgataaagaaaattattcaaaCATCGGAGACATTGTGGTGAAAACAAATGACATATGGTGGCCCACCATAGCTTTAGGTAACCCATTCGGGGATTTTGAGACTCTCAAAAATCCCTACGGCATTTTTCGAGTTTCGTCTACGGGTGCAATAGGCTGGAGTCCTGGGGGTTTGTTTTCTATCACGTGCGACATGAATTTACTGAAGTATCCTTTCGATACACAAACTTGTGACTTCGTCTTTGTGGTCCTTGGATACTCTATTGATGACGTCATATTTAACATTAATCCGAATATTCTTGAGGCACATGGAACAACAGAGTGGGACGTCGTGAACGCAGAGATGTTTGATGGTGTGGAAGGAAAAACCGGACTGACAGTTCGTGTTACTCTTGAGAGAAAACCATTCTTCGTCATCCTGACTGTGATAACGCCCCTGTCACTGCTCTCTGTTCTAAATCTATTTGTCTTTCTAATTCCGGTTGAGTCGGGCGAGAAAACGGCCTTTGGTATAACAACATTTCTTGCCTACTCCATTTACCTTTCGACTTTGGGATCGTCCCTCCCCGATGATGCTACACAGAGTCCATACATGACTGTGTATATAGAAATCCTGATGATCAACAGCGTGATCATCATGGCAATAGTCATTGTCCAAACAAGATGTTTCTTTTACCATGGTAACAATCTGGTGCCATTCAGTCATGGAAACACTGTCAGCAATGACAATACTGACGTAACGAAAAATGACGACTTTTCATTTCCAAAGGAACAATCAAAACAACCCAAAGGAAGAACGTGGTCTAACAGCATGGCTTTTATTGACCGGCTACTGTTTTTTGTGTTCCTTTCCATTTTAGGTGGCATTAGTTTATATTTCTTTGCTCGGATGACACTGTAA